In a single window of the Gossypium hirsutum isolate 1008001.06 chromosome D02, Gossypium_hirsutum_v2.1, whole genome shotgun sequence genome:
- the LOC121214560 gene encoding secreted RxLR effector protein 161-like, which produces MLFVALYVDDLIFMGNNGEMILDFKSKMTQEFEMTDLGLMKFFLGLEVQQERTGIFVSLEVYAKEILKKYKMTHCNPVSTPMEPGVKLSKFDGGERVDASKYRSLVGSLRYLTCTRPDISLSVGIVSRFMEEPVYSHWKALKRILRYIQGTVSLGLFYSNMEDYKLIGYSDSDWYGDLDDRKSTLGYVFFMGNTTFAWLSKKQPIVTLSTCEAEYVAASWCLCHAIWLKNLLGELEQR; this is translated from the coding sequence ATGTTATTTGTTGCTCTTTATGTTGATGACCTCATTTTTATGGGGAACAATGGTGAGATGATACTAGATTTTAAGAGCAAAATGACACAAGAATTCgagatgacagatttgggtttaatgaaatttttcctTGGTTTGGAGGTTCAACAAGAAAGGACAGGTATTTTTGTGTCACTGGAGGTATATGCaaaggaaattttgaagaagtaTAAGATGACACATTGCAACCCGGTATCAACACCAATGGAACCAGGTGTAAAACTCTCGAAATTCGATGGAGGAGAACGAGTCGACGCAAGTAAATACCGAAGTTTGGTGGGAAGCCTTCGCTATCTCACTTGCacaaggcctgacatttcacTAAGTGTTGGCATTGTAAGTCGGTTCATGGAAGAGCCGGTTTATTCACATTGGAAGGCGTTGAAGCGAATCCTACGGTACATTCAAGGAACGGTATCACtcgggttattttattcaaatatggaAGATTACAAGTTGATTGGGTATTCCGACAGTGATTGGTACGGAGACTTAGATGATCGGAAAAGTACATTGGGATATGTGTTCTTTATGGGTAACACAACATTTGCTTGGCTTTCAAAGAAGCAACCAATTGTGACACTATCGACATGTGAAGCTGAATATGTGGCAGCATCTTGGTGTCTGTGTCATGCTATATGGCTCAAAAATTTGTTGGGCGAGTTGGAGCAACGATAA